A genomic region of Armatimonadia bacterium contains the following coding sequences:
- a CDS encoding response regulator transcription factor: protein MASSTPTSRGIAVPRRLQGGTVQRCALLYAVHGRLLPVLTEAISRLRLAQCEVDTPRDLRDALYDRDVTLAVVHFGRDVLSGIATCQAIRKHPTGEQLPVLAVLDAAVIDEYPLDSGADDVLILPCDAAEAALRLQLLLWRRDDAGTPAVVKIGDLTIDCEAMHVRYQGVPVSLTYKEFALLQYFVETSGAVVSRDQILAAVWGDDYFGGDRTVDIHVRRLRAKVPLLADRIETVHGVGYRFNPSGAA from the coding sequence ATGGCCAGCTCTACGCCTACTAGTCGCGGGATTGCTGTACCGCGCCGTCTTCAGGGCGGCACGGTACAGCGTTGTGCGCTCCTGTACGCGGTCCACGGCCGACTTCTTCCCGTCCTGACCGAAGCCATCAGCAGGCTCCGCCTCGCCCAGTGCGAGGTCGATACCCCGCGGGATCTGCGCGACGCCTTGTACGATCGCGACGTCACTCTTGCGGTCGTACACTTTGGGCGTGACGTGCTATCCGGCATCGCGACTTGCCAGGCGATTCGCAAGCACCCTACCGGTGAGCAGTTGCCGGTCCTGGCCGTCCTGGACGCCGCGGTAATCGACGAGTACCCCCTGGATTCGGGTGCCGACGACGTGCTGATTCTGCCCTGCGATGCTGCCGAGGCGGCACTGCGGTTGCAGTTGCTGCTGTGGCGGCGTGACGATGCCGGCACCCCAGCCGTGGTGAAGATCGGCGATCTCACGATCGACTGCGAGGCCATGCACGTGCGCTACCAGGGCGTCCCGGTCAGCCTGACCTACAAGGAGTTCGCCCTGCTGCAGTACTTCGTCGAGACTTCCGGAGCCGTTGTGAGTCGCGACCAGATCCTCGCAGCGGTTTGGGGCGACGACTACTTCGGTGGCGACCGGACCGTGGACATCCACGTCCGGCGTCTGCGGGCGAAGGTTCCTCTCCTCGCCGACCGCATTGAGACCGTCCACGGGGTGGGCTACCGCTTCAACCCCTCCGGGGCCGCGTAA
- a CDS encoding FAD-dependent oxidoreductase translates to MSSKRYDYVILGNSTAGIACLESLRERDSEGTVAIVSDQLNQAYCSPLISYVLAGKVPEERINYRPRDLYTKMKADTYLGQEATALDTKAHELTLASGTVLGYGKLLVATGGIPIVPNVPGKDLEGVFTFTRFDDMCRVREYIKTNAVRQAVIVGGGMIGVKVAEALTYLGLDTTMVELMDRVLAQALDETGSQMARQSLEEHGVRVVTSAAATSVGGSNGKVQSVTLDTGSRVPAQIVVMAVGVRPNTALAQQAELAVNRGILVDDHMRTSDPEVYAAGDVAEAFDPLLNDRRPIAIWPGAYMQGEIAGWNMAGADETYIGSIPMNSIQVCGLPTISVGLISPPQGAESLEYRSPDGKAYRRMFLYENRIVGAVFVGDIDRAGIITGLIRQGIDVSSFKQKLIERDLGLLSLPKNYRKHMVSGPGIEV, encoded by the coding sequence ATGAGTAGCAAGCGCTACGACTATGTCATCCTGGGGAACTCCACCGCGGGCATCGCTTGCCTGGAGTCACTTCGTGAGCGGGACAGCGAGGGCACTGTCGCCATCGTCTCCGACCAACTCAACCAGGCCTACTGCTCGCCCCTGATCAGTTATGTGCTGGCAGGCAAGGTACCGGAAGAGCGCATCAACTATCGGCCGCGCGACCTGTACACCAAGATGAAGGCCGACACGTACCTGGGCCAGGAAGCAACTGCCCTGGATACGAAGGCCCATGAGCTGACCCTGGCCAGCGGCACCGTGCTGGGCTATGGCAAGCTCCTGGTCGCCACGGGCGGCATTCCCATTGTGCCCAACGTTCCGGGCAAAGACCTCGAGGGCGTCTTCACCTTCACACGCTTCGACGACATGTGCCGGGTGCGCGAGTACATCAAGACCAACGCAGTCCGCCAGGCCGTCATTGTTGGCGGCGGCATGATCGGCGTTAAGGTCGCCGAAGCCCTCACCTACCTGGGCCTGGACACAACCATGGTAGAGCTGATGGACCGTGTTCTGGCGCAGGCTCTGGACGAGACCGGCTCCCAGATGGCCCGACAGTCGCTTGAGGAGCACGGCGTCCGCGTCGTCACCTCCGCAGCGGCCACCAGCGTCGGCGGAAGCAATGGCAAGGTCCAGAGCGTCACCCTGGACACCGGCTCACGAGTCCCGGCGCAGATCGTGGTGATGGCGGTCGGCGTGCGGCCCAACACGGCGCTCGCCCAGCAGGCAGAGCTGGCGGTCAACCGCGGGATTCTGGTCGACGACCACATGCGGACCAGCGACCCCGAGGTGTATGCCGCCGGTGACGTGGCCGAGGCCTTCGACCCGCTGCTCAACGATCGGCGTCCGATTGCCATCTGGCCCGGCGCCTACATGCAGGGCGAGATCGCAGGCTGGAACATGGCCGGTGCCGACGAGACCTACATCGGCAGCATCCCGATGAACTCGATCCAGGTCTGTGGGCTGCCGACCATCTCCGTCGGTCTCATCAGCCCTCCGCAGGGGGCCGAGTCCTTGGAGTACCGGTCGCCGGACGGCAAGGCCTACCGACGCATGTTCCTCTACGAGAACCGGATCGTGGGCGCGGTATTCGTTGGCGACATCGACCGCGCGGGGATCATCACAGGTCTCATTCGTCAGGGGATCGACGTATCGTCCTTCAAACAGAAGCTGATCGAGCGGGACCTCGGGCTGCTGTCCTTGCCCAAGAACTACCGCAAGCATATGGTCAGCGGGCCAGGGATCGAAGTATGA
- a CDS encoding 4Fe-4S dicluster domain-containing protein has product MKRIYAKEEYCIGCRLCEIYCIFQHSGHQTLVKAFSESEAADRPEPAVRVEEDGAISFALQCRHCDDAPCVAACISGAMTRDPETGAIMHDDEKCVGCWSCVMVCPFGAIQIDKEKGRVASKCDLCKGGEKPACVAHCPNEALVYE; this is encoded by the coding sequence ATGAAGAGGATCTATGCCAAAGAGGAGTACTGCATCGGGTGCCGGCTATGCGAGATCTACTGCATCTTCCAGCACTCGGGACACCAGACTCTGGTGAAGGCGTTTTCCGAGTCCGAGGCCGCAGATCGCCCGGAACCGGCAGTGCGGGTCGAGGAGGACGGTGCAATCTCCTTCGCCCTGCAATGCCGACACTGTGACGACGCGCCCTGTGTGGCTGCCTGTATCTCCGGAGCCATGACGCGGGACCCGGAGACCGGGGCGATCATGCATGATGACGAGAAGTGCGTGGGGTGTTGGAGTTGTGTGATGGTGTGTCCCTTCGGCGCAATCCAGATTGACAAAGAAAAGGGACGTGTAGCCTCCAAGTGCGACCTGTGCAAGGGCGGCGAGAAGCCGGCTTGCGTGGCTCACTGTCCAAACGAGGCGTTGGTCTATGAGTAG